A genomic stretch from Moraxella nasicaprae includes:
- a CDS encoding low molecular weight protein-tyrosine-phosphatase — MNLPKSVLLVCLGNICRSPSAESVMRKLSQNQGLDISFDSAGTANYHTNEAPDPRAIKVGKSLGYDLSTLRARQVVKEDFYRFDVILAMDENNLTNLQKLQPSDGTARLALFDPTGQAVADPYYGNDIDFEQMFAHIEQVVNARLDAWR, encoded by the coding sequence ATGAACTTACCAAAATCTGTGTTATTGGTCTGTCTTGGTAATATTTGTAGAAGTCCATCTGCCGAAAGTGTGATGAGAAAACTTAGCCAAAATCAAGGGCTTGATATTAGTTTTGATTCGGCAGGTACGGCAAATTATCATACCAATGAAGCTCCTGACCCCCGAGCGATAAAGGTAGGCAAAAGTTTGGGTTATGATTTATCCACACTACGGGCAAGGCAAGTTGTCAAAGAAGATTTTTATCGTTTTGATGTGATTTTGGCGATGGACGAGAATAATTTGACAAATCTGCAAAAATTACAGCCATCAGATGGCACAGCTCGCCTAGCATTATTTGATCCGACAGGGCAAGCGGTGGCTGACCCGTATTATGGCAATGACATAGACTTTGAACAGATGTTTGCCCATATTGAGCAGGTGGTTAATGCTCGCCTAGATGCTTGGCGATGA
- the murB gene encoding UDP-N-acetylmuramate dehydrogenase: MSDTHQIHHNYDLSKHNTMALSCIADTAIILHDEAALPTLDLTSFFVLSGGSNVLLPSRLHTTVLLPRMMGIKTVSEDDKQIILSVKAGEDWHKLVTHCVHQGWYGLENLALIPGLAGAAPVQNIGAYGVQLEDVLVSVRAFDWQTRSFVTLSRDDCHFAYRHSIFKDNPERYLIVAIDICLHKDPTRYNSSYGDLHAYAQKLADEQARPITPADVYQAVIAIRQSKLPDPKVLANCGSFFQNPIIATAQYNTLKEQYPTLPNYLVDDEHVKVPAGWLIDQAGLKGLGVAPILTHQKQALVLTNHAPQVATQADIKTAQTFIIDTVFDKFGIRLVREPVWVRENGQIGENQS; the protein is encoded by the coding sequence ATGTCAGACACTCATCAAATTCATCACAACTACGACTTATCCAAGCACAATACGATGGCTTTAAGCTGTATTGCAGACACAGCCATTATTTTGCATGATGAGGCGGCATTACCCACGCTTGACTTGACATCTTTTTTTGTCCTGTCTGGCGGTAGCAATGTGCTACTACCCAGTCGTCTGCACACCACCGTGCTACTACCAAGAATGATGGGCATCAAGACAGTATCCGAAGATGACAAACAAATCATTCTCAGCGTCAAAGCAGGAGAAGATTGGCACAAGCTGGTCACTCACTGTGTCCATCAAGGCTGGTATGGATTAGAAAATCTTGCCCTCATTCCTGGTTTGGCAGGAGCGGCACCTGTTCAAAACATTGGAGCCTATGGGGTTCAGCTTGAAGATGTGCTGGTGTCGGTGCGTGCATTCGATTGGCAAACTCGCAGTTTTGTCACCCTAAGCCGTGATGACTGCCACTTTGCCTATCGTCATAGTATTTTTAAGGACAATCCAGAGCGATATTTGATTGTTGCCATTGACATCTGTTTGCACAAAGACCCAACTCGCTATAACAGCAGCTATGGCGATTTACACGCTTATGCCCAAAAACTTGCTGATGAGCAAGCTCGCCCCATCACGCCTGCCGATGTGTATCAAGCAGTCATCGCCATTCGCCAAAGCAAATTGCCCGACCCCAAAGTGCTGGCAAATTGTGGCTCGTTCTTTCAAAACCCCATCATCGCCACCGCTCAATACAACACCCTAAAAGAGCAATACCCCACTCTGCCAAACTATCTGGTTGATGACGAGCATGTCAAAGTACCCGCAGGCTGGCTCATCGACCAAGCAGGGCTAAAAGGCTTGGGTGTTGCCCCCATCTTGACCCATCAAAAGCAGGCACTTGTCCTAACCAATCACGCCCCACAAGTCGCCACCCAAGCCGACATCAAGACCGCCCAAACTTTCATCATCGACACCGTGTTTGACAAATTTGGCATTCGCTTGGTGCGTGAACCTGTCTGGGTGCGTGAAAATGGGCAAATTGGCGAGAATCAGTCTTGA
- a CDS encoding YdcF family protein yields MTNKRLMQLFLTAIIIGIVIIICVITPIFSRLSVWLLDGIAHQPRPQTPPQLIVLLGGGLTKNQQQTIILNHYSQSRADTANTLQQQSKLAILTSGVESPWLGDYLSKTNPNAVIIAENASMNTCENARFTAKLLAHHELPTSVYLITDAYHMARARRQFAQVGISTTPYAAPLAVGQNWLSPKTNLTHSRRALYEIVALIRDIYSPQDDCRTMDEISIEEISTPRRQPQIFF; encoded by the coding sequence ATGACAAACAAACGACTTATGCAGCTATTTTTGACCGCCATCATCATTGGTATTGTCATCATCATTTGTGTCATCACACCGATTTTTTCTCGCCTATCGGTGTGGCTACTTGATGGTATTGCACATCAGCCACGACCACAAACTCCGCCACAGCTCATCGTATTGCTGGGTGGTGGTCTTACCAAAAATCAACAACAAACCATCATACTCAATCATTACAGCCAAAGTCGTGCTGATACCGCCAATACACTACAACAACAAAGTAAATTGGCAATTTTGACCAGCGGTGTTGAGTCGCCTTGGCTGGGCGATTATCTAAGCAAAACCAACCCAAATGCCGTCATCATCGCCGAAAACGCCAGCATGAATACCTGCGAAAATGCCAGATTTACCGCCAAATTGCTCGCTCATCACGAACTACCAACCAGTGTTTATCTGATTACAGATGCTTATCATATGGCTCGTGCCAGACGACAATTTGCCCAAGTTGGTATTAGCACCACCCCTTACGCCGCTCCACTTGCTGTCGGTCAAAATTGGCTAAGCCCCAAGACCAACCTGACGCACTCTCGCCGTGCCTTGTACGAAATTGTCGCACTGATTCGAGACATCTATTCGCCACAAGATGACTGTCGCACGATGGACGAAATCAGCATCGAAGAAATCAGCACGCCCAGACGGCAACCGCAGATATTTTTCTAA
- a CDS encoding LysE/ArgO family amino acid transporter — protein MYSILLPQLIQGFMVSGGLIIAIGAQNAYVLKQGLLKNHIFWVSLTCFVCDALLLSLGVLGFGSLISQNIIATLLLAGLGGLFLLVYGYRAMRAALRGGESLSLDDQHHQQGLLATIGTTLALTLLNPHVYIDTIMIVGGVAGTLSFEQKLAFLLGAWLSSGIWFFGLGYGARLLIPLFKKPSTWRLLDGIIAIIMWLIAGSLFLYAYRLYAGTIA, from the coding sequence ATGTATAGTATTCTTCTTCCTCAGCTGATTCAAGGCTTCATGGTTTCTGGTGGTTTAATCATTGCCATTGGTGCTCAAAATGCCTATGTCTTAAAGCAAGGTTTGCTAAAAAACCACATCTTTTGGGTGTCGCTGACTTGTTTTGTGTGCGATGCTTTGTTGCTAAGTTTGGGCGTGCTGGGTTTTGGCTCATTGATTAGCCAAAATATCATCGCTACTTTGCTTCTGGCAGGATTGGGTGGTTTGTTTTTGCTTGTATATGGCTATCGTGCGATGCGTGCCGCCTTGCGTGGTGGCGAATCACTCAGTCTTGATGATCAGCACCATCAGCAAGGACTGCTTGCCACCATTGGGACAACTTTGGCATTAACCTTGCTAAACCCTCATGTCTATATCGACACCATCATGATTGTTGGCGGTGTGGCAGGCACGCTTAGTTTTGAACAAAAGCTGGCGTTTTTGCTTGGTGCTTGGCTAAGCTCAGGCATTTGGTTTTTTGGCTTAGGCTATGGGGCAAGACTACTGATTCCACTATTTAAAAAACCCAGCACTTGGCGACTGCTTGACGGCATCATTGCCATCATCATGTGGCTCATTGCTGGCAGTCTGTTTCTGTATGCTTATCGGCTTTATGCTGGCACAATCGCATGA
- the rsgA gene encoding ribosome small subunit-dependent GTPase A has protein sequence MTLIRRRKLTKRQTRQIEQNQEQIQDDDTLATGVIVSHFGKQLDVQITTLPSVLPNDDELVVGAIWRCHARTNLPMLTTGDTVKFSLDLTARLGRIEFLGERHTLITRPDRYNKVKPVAANVDMLVIVFAPLPKPAVNLIDRYLLIARLNGVQPLLVLNKSDLLDQHPDVNQIIQEYQELGNSYGFDVIITSSTNQDNLSTLATHIDGKLSIFAGQSGVGKSSLINTILPTANQSTNVISAGSQLGQHTTTTSRLLPYDPSDLGKGGIIDTPGIREYGIWHLSADDILAGFDELSALIGECQFRDCNHAQNAKGCAMWAAANAGKVLPRRIESLTSLIEEAKNGTSAAKPSAK, from the coding sequence ATGACTTTGATTCGCCGCCGAAAACTGACCAAACGCCAAACCAGACAGATAGAGCAAAATCAAGAACAAATCCAAGATGACGACACACTTGCCACAGGCGTGATTGTATCGCATTTTGGCAAACAGCTCGATGTGCAAATCACTACCCTGCCCAGCGTGCTACCCAATGATGACGAGCTGGTCGTGGGGGCGATTTGGCGATGTCATGCTCGCACCAATCTGCCCATGCTGACCACAGGCGATACGGTCAAATTTAGCTTAGATTTGACCGCACGACTTGGGCGTATTGAATTTTTGGGCGAAAGGCACACGCTCATCACCAGACCAGACCGCTACAACAAAGTCAAGCCTGTTGCTGCCAATGTTGATATGCTGGTCATCGTCTTTGCTCCCTTGCCCAAGCCAGCAGTTAATCTGATTGACCGCTATTTACTCATCGCACGACTCAATGGCGTACAGCCTTTATTGGTGCTTAATAAGTCTGATTTATTAGACCAGCACCCAGATGTCAACCAAATTATCCAAGAATATCAAGAACTTGGCAACTCCTACGGCTTTGATGTCATCATCACATCTAGCACCAATCAAGATAATTTATCCACTTTGGCAACTCATATTGATGGCAAACTATCCATCTTTGCAGGGCAATCTGGTGTGGGTAAATCAAGCCTCATCAACACCATCTTACCCACCGCCAATCAATCCACCAATGTCATCTCGGCAGGTTCGCAGCTGGGTCAGCACACCACGACCACCAGTCGCCTATTGCCTTACGACCCCAGCGATTTGGGCAAGGGCGGCATCATTGACACACCTGGCATTCGTGAATATGGCATCTGGCACCTATCAGCAGACGACATTCTGGCAGGATTTGATGAATTATCAGCACTGATTGGCGAGTGTCAATTTCGAGATTGCAATCACGCTCAAAACGCCAAAGGCTGTGCCATGTGGGCTGCCGCCAATGCAGGCAAAGTGCTACCCAGACGGATTGAGAGCTTAACCAGCCTGATTGAGGAGGCCAAAAATGGCACATCTGCCGCCAAACCCTCTGCAAAATAG
- a CDS encoding rhodanese-like domain-containing protein: MERWIEFIGNHPFLFGLLAVLLIAFFAIETKRSGKKVPPSEVGLLVNNHNARIIDIRPAAKFATGHITGSQNIPFTELKNHLTTLQAIEVPVIIVCDMGIQAGAAVQLINRPNVMRLEGGIANYQAAGLPLVGAKK, encoded by the coding sequence TTGGAACGCTGGATTGAATTTATTGGCAATCACCCTTTTTTATTTGGCTTATTGGCGGTTTTGCTGATTGCATTTTTTGCCATCGAGACCAAACGCAGTGGCAAGAAAGTGCCACCCAGCGAAGTTGGGCTGTTGGTCAATAATCATAACGCTCGCATCATCGATATTCGCCCTGCCGCCAAATTTGCCACAGGTCACATCACAGGCAGTCAAAATATCCCCTTTACTGAGCTAAAAAATCACCTGACAACCCTACAAGCCATCGAAGTACCAGTCATCATTGTCTGTGATATGGGCATTCAGGCAGGAGCGGCGGTACAACTAATCAATCGCCCCAATGTCATGCGACTAGAAGGCGGTATCGCCAATTATCAAGCAGCAGGTCTGCCTTTGGTGGGTGCAAAAAAATAA
- the grxC gene encoding glutaredoxin 3 yields the protein MKEVTIYTKATCPYCINAKLLLQNKGVMFNEIGILNISDEERAQLSAKTNGYRTVPQIFIGDTFIGGFDQLNKLNQEGKLDAMLA from the coding sequence ATGAAAGAAGTAACCATCTACACCAAAGCGACCTGCCCATATTGCATCAATGCCAAATTGCTACTACAAAACAAAGGCGTGATGTTTAATGAAATCGGCATTTTGAACATTTCAGACGAAGAAAGAGCTCAACTATCTGCTAAAACCAACGGTTATCGCACCGTGCCACAGATTTTTATTGGCGATACTTTCATCGGTGGTTTTGACCAACTTAACAAACTTAACCAAGAAGGCAAATTGGACGCAATGCTTGCCTGA
- the secB gene encoding protein-export chaperone SecB → MSEELQPQLGLERIYTKDISFEVPSVDVFTKQWQPETDINISASVADLGEDYKEVTLSVSVTAKLEDSVAFVAEVQQAGIFLLKNIPEADMDHLLQAYCPNILFPYAREVISDIVSRGSFPQLLLAPVNFEQAYIQSQLEAQANQADA, encoded by the coding sequence ATGTCAGAAGAACTACAACCTCAGCTTGGTCTTGAACGCATCTATACCAAAGACATCTCTTTTGAGGTGCCAAGCGTTGATGTATTTACCAAACAATGGCAACCAGAAACAGACATCAACATCTCTGCCAGCGTTGCCGACCTTGGCGAAGACTATAAAGAAGTAACATTAAGTGTTAGCGTTACTGCCAAGCTAGAAGACAGCGTGGCATTTGTTGCAGAAGTGCAGCAAGCAGGTATTTTCCTACTAAAAAATATCCCAGAAGCGGATATGGACCACTTGCTACAAGCCTACTGCCCGAACATTTTGTTCCCTTATGCTCGTGAAGTCATCAGCGACATCGTTTCTCGTGGTAGCTTCCCGCAGTTATTGCTTGCTCCTGTCAATTTTGAACAGGCTTATATCCAAAGCCAACTAGAAGCACAAGCAAATCAGGCAGACGCTTAA
- the dut gene encoding dUTP diphosphatase, translating to MNYVQLKILNPKIGTNPDFPLPTRATEGSAGIDLRACIDEPVTIKAGETKLIGTGLAIYIKDPNFVGLIFPRSGLGHKHGIVLGNLTGVIDADYQGELMVSLWNRGQEDFVLNPAERMAQYVVVPVARPDFEIVTEFDDASQRGAGGFGSSGRQ from the coding sequence ATGAACTATGTGCAACTAAAAATCCTAAACCCAAAAATCGGCACAAACCCTGACTTCCCCCTGCCAACTCGTGCTACCGAAGGCAGTGCTGGCATTGACTTGCGTGCGTGCATTGATGAGCCTGTTACCATCAAAGCTGGCGAAACCAAGCTCATCGGCACAGGACTTGCCATCTACATCAAAGACCCTAATTTTGTTGGGCTGATTTTCCCTCGCTCAGGGCTTGGACATAAGCACGGCATCGTGCTTGGCAATTTGACAGGTGTCATTGATGCAGACTATCAAGGCGAATTGATGGTCAGCCTATGGAATCGTGGGCAAGAAGATTTTGTGCTAAATCCTGCTGAACGCATGGCTCAATATGTGGTTGTGCCTGTGGCGCGTCCAGATTTTGAGATTGTCACAGAATTTGATGACGCAAGCCAGCGAGGTGCTGGTGGATTTGGCTCATCAGGTCGCCAATAA
- a CDS encoding ArsC/Spx/MgsR family protein, whose protein sequence is MTITVYGIKNCNTMKKAFDFLGERGIAYEFFDYKKSVLSQADFERFVGLFGDKVINKQGTTYRKFDDETKAMLASDDLSAVYQIVKSNQSVLKRPIITGEHHNEAIALIGFDENLYQEVFASK, encoded by the coding sequence ATGACCATCACCGTCTATGGCATCAAAAATTGCAACACCATGAAAAAAGCCTTTGATTTTTTGGGTGAGCGTGGCATTGCTTATGAATTTTTTGATTATAAAAAATCGGTGCTAAGTCAGGCTGATTTTGAGCGATTTGTAGGGCTGTTTGGCGATAAAGTCATCAATAAACAAGGCACAACTTATCGTAAATTTGACGATGAGACAAAAGCAATGCTGGCAAGTGATGACTTGTCTGCGGTTTATCAAATTGTCAAATCCAACCAAAGCGTGCTAAAACGCCCAATCATCACAGGCGAGCATCATAATGAAGCGATTGCTTTGATTGGCTTTGATGAAAACCTGTACCAAGAAGTATTTGCCAGCAAATGA
- the leuS gene encoding leucine--tRNA ligase gives MTSISLDNYDFASIERKLQAQWEADKRYHTNNEPTDKPTRYMLSMFPYPSGKLHMGHVRNYAITDVLSRYYRLKGYEVMQPMGWDAFGLPAENAAIANQVAPAKWTYQNIEHMKGQLKSLGLSVDWSREFATCSPEYYRWEQWLFLQLYKKGLVYKKLATVNWDPVDNTVLANEQVVDGRGWRSGALVEKRDIPMYYFKITEYADELLEELKNLEGHWPKQVLSMQHNWIGKSHGMELDFSYQIGENTDVLRVFTTRPDTVMGVSYLAVAAEHPLAQYAAKHNPDIAQFCAECKQGSVAEADLAKAEKVGMDTGLFAKHPITGADVPVWVANYVLMSYGSGAVMGVPAHDERDFEFANKYGLAITQVIDFKDKTGQYDDKVWQDWYGDKESGFCINSGVLDALSSKDATKKVGELVAQSGLGQATTQYRLRDWGVSRQRYWGCPIPMINCEYCGTVPVDEADLPVVLPTNVIPDGRGNPLKNMPEFVNTLCPKCGQPAERETDTFDTFVESSWYAQRFTSPTDDTQMITRAAADKWLAVDQYVGGVEHAVLHLLYARFFHKVMRDEGLVGGNEPFANLLAQGMVLAGTFYRENGDGSKTYYFPHEVDVQGQTATLKADGQPVVIGKIEKMSKSKNNGVDPQEIIEQYGADTVRLYTLFTAPADQTLEWSDSALKGPHNFIKKVWRTVSEHLSAIDGLDDTKLIINKDNLSKVAKDLRRKTHETIAKIDASLGEHLALNTPVSALMELCNEIASFDINDEQDLAVRHEAIIALLTLLSPYAPHVGEHLLAAMGIDVVNATFPTLDETALVNDTITMVVQINGKVRGKMEIAAGSDNATIIATAKELEGIDKFLTGEIKKEIVVPNKLVSFVVAGA, from the coding sequence ATGACAAGCATTAGCCTAGATAATTACGATTTTGCCAGCATTGAACGCAAGCTACAAGCCCAATGGGAGGCTGACAAGCGTTATCACACCAATAACGAACCAACCGACAAACCCACTCGCTATATGCTGTCGATGTTCCCCTATCCTAGTGGCAAACTGCACATGGGTCATGTTCGCAACTATGCCATCACTGATGTGCTAAGCCGTTATTATCGCCTAAAAGGCTATGAAGTCATGCAACCGATGGGCTGGGACGCTTTTGGTCTGCCTGCTGAAAATGCCGCCATCGCCAATCAGGTCGCTCCTGCCAAATGGACTTATCAAAACATCGAACACATGAAAGGACAACTAAAATCTTTGGGTCTGTCTGTCGATTGGTCTCGTGAATTTGCAACTTGCTCGCCTGAATATTATCGCTGGGAACAATGGCTGTTTTTACAGCTGTACAAAAAAGGCTTGGTGTACAAAAAACTTGCCACCGTCAATTGGGACCCTGTGGATAACACCGTTCTTGCCAATGAACAGGTTGTCGATGGTCGTGGCTGGCGTTCGGGAGCTCTTGTCGAAAAACGAGACATTCCGATGTATTATTTTAAAATCACCGAATATGCTGACGAATTGCTTGAAGAACTCAAAAACCTTGAAGGTCATTGGCCAAAACAAGTGCTATCCATGCAGCACAACTGGATTGGTAAAAGTCATGGCATGGAGCTGGATTTTAGCTATCAGATTGGCGAGAATACCGATGTCCTTAGAGTGTTTACGACTCGCCCTGATACGGTAATGGGGGTCAGCTATTTGGCAGTCGCCGCAGAGCATCCATTGGCTCAATATGCTGCTAAGCACAATCCTGACATTGCCCAATTTTGTGCCGAATGCAAACAAGGCTCAGTAGCAGAAGCTGACCTTGCCAAAGCTGAAAAAGTTGGTATGGACACAGGGCTGTTTGCCAAGCACCCCATTACAGGTGCTGATGTACCTGTTTGGGTTGCCAACTATGTACTGATGAGCTATGGCTCAGGTGCGGTCATGGGTGTGCCAGCTCACGATGAGCGAGATTTTGAATTTGCCAATAAATACGGTCTTGCCATCACACAAGTGATTGACTTTAAAGACAAAACAGGTCAATACGATGATAAAGTATGGCAAGATTGGTATGGCGATAAAGAATCAGGTTTTTGTATCAATTCTGGCGTGCTAGATGCTCTATCCTCAAAAGATGCCACCAAAAAAGTAGGCGAATTGGTCGCTCAATCAGGTTTGGGTCAAGCCACCACACAGTATCGCCTGCGTGATTGGGGCGTGTCTCGCCAACGCTATTGGGGTTGCCCAATCCCAATGATTAACTGCGAATACTGTGGCACTGTGCCTGTTGATGAGGCTGATTTGCCTGTGGTATTGCCGACCAATGTCATTCCAGATGGTCGTGGCAATCCTTTGAAAAATATGCCAGAATTCGTCAATACCCTTTGTCCAAAATGCGGTCAGCCAGCCGAGCGAGAGACGGATACATTTGACACCTTTGTAGAGTCCAGTTGGTATGCCCAGCGTTTTACCAGTCCAACAGACGACACACAGATGATTACTCGTGCCGCTGCCGATAAATGGCTGGCAGTCGATCAGTATGTGGGCGGTGTTGAACATGCTGTGCTACATTTGCTTTATGCTCGTTTCTTCCACAAAGTGATGCGTGATGAAGGCTTGGTTGGTGGCAATGAACCTTTTGCCAATCTACTGGCTCAGGGTATGGTGCTGGCTGGTACTTTCTATCGTGAAAATGGCGATGGTAGCAAGACCTACTATTTCCCACACGAGGTCGATGTACAAGGTCAAACCGCCACTCTAAAAGCAGACGGTCAGCCTGTCGTCATTGGCAAAATCGAAAAAATGAGTAAGTCAAAAAATAACGGTGTCGATCCACAAGAAATCATCGAGCAATACGGTGCAGATACGGTGCGACTATACACGCTGTTTACCGCCCCTGCCGACCAAACGCTTGAATGGTCGGATTCTGCCCTAAAAGGTCCACATAATTTCATTAAAAAAGTCTGGCGTACTGTCAGCGAACATCTAAGTGCCATCGATGGTCTTGATGACACCAAACTCATCATCAACAAAGACAATCTAAGCAAAGTCGCCAAAGACTTACGCCGTAAAACACATGAAACCATCGCCAAGATTGATGCATCTTTGGGTGAGCACTTGGCACTTAACACACCAGTTTCTGCCTTGATGGAATTGTGCAACGAGATTGCCAGCTTTGACATCAATGACGAACAAGACTTGGCAGTTCGTCATGAGGCCATCATTGCACTACTTACCCTGCTATCGCCTTATGCACCACATGTGGGCGAGCATTTGTTGGCAGCCATGGGCATCGATGTGGTTAATGCCACTTTCCCAACGCTTGATGAAACCGCTTTGGTGAATGACACCATCACCATGGTGGTACAAATCAATGGCAAAGTGCGTGGCAAAATGGAAATCGCCGCAGGTTCAGACAACGCAACCATCATCGCTACCGCCAAAGAACTTGAAGGCATTGATAAATTCTTGACAGGCGAAATCAAAAAAGAAATCGTTGTACCAAACAAACTGGTCAGCTTTGTGGTGGCAGGTGCATGA
- the holA gene encoding DNA polymerase III subunit delta, protein MNELQSTSRPNGLWLAHSDEPLVLQWLIDACRPIWQQQQQIIKRIELSSSKDWLDAIGQLNALSLFDEHHSIIVSGKHKPDDKTLAHLAQFAQSANDGQNSSHLLWLLPKQDKKSQHTKAFTLFANAGLIIDANVYTESDRQALLAWQADKLGLTLDTDAWQLLLSHTQNDLLTAHQNLWRLSLSGDLLITAQKLADGMTDGGLFTVFDLSDALLQQHLPQALKILQHLRDTDVALSMVLWVIAKDIKILAQLQQGANPTTLGIWRDKIASYQRLARQYPPATLNLWLAYVYHIDKSIKGLGIDDGWRTLHDLLWLICTGRTPLAITH, encoded by the coding sequence ATGAATGAATTACAATCGACATCACGCCCAAACGGTCTATGGCTGGCACACAGTGATGAGCCACTGGTATTACAATGGCTCATCGATGCCTGTCGCCCCATTTGGCAGCAGCAGCAACAAATCATCAAACGCATTGAGCTTAGTAGCAGTAAAGACTGGCTTGATGCGATTGGTCAGCTCAATGCCCTATCATTATTTGACGAGCATCACTCCATCATTGTCTCTGGTAAGCACAAACCAGACGATAAAACCCTAGCCCACTTGGCACAATTTGCCCAATCTGCCAACGATGGACAAAATTCCAGTCATCTACTTTGGCTACTTCCCAAGCAAGATAAAAAATCTCAACACACCAAAGCCTTTACCTTATTCGCCAATGCAGGTCTCATCATCGATGCCAATGTCTATACAGAGTCCGACCGCCAAGCATTACTGGCTTGGCAGGCAGATAAATTAGGTTTAACACTAGATACTGATGCTTGGCAATTACTATTATCTCACACCCAAAACGACCTTTTGACCGCTCATCAAAACCTGTGGCGACTGTCTTTATCGGGCGACTTGCTCATCACAGCCCAAAAGCTGGCTGATGGCATGACTGATGGCGGTTTATTTACCGTGTTTGATTTATCTGACGCTCTACTGCAACAGCACCTACCACAAGCCCTAAAAATCCTGCAACACCTGCGTGATACCGATGTCGCCCTAAGCATGGTGTTGTGGGTCATCGCCAAAGATATTAAGATTTTGGCTCAGCTTCAACAAGGGGCAAATCCAACCACTTTGGGCATTTGGCGAGACAAAATAGCCAGCTATCAACGACTTGCCAGACAATATCCGCCCGCCACGCTCAATCTTTGGCTGGCGTATGTATATCACATCGATAAAAGTATTAAGGGCTTAGGGATTGATGATGGCTGGCGAACACTTCATGATTTGCTATGGCTGATTTGCACAGGTCGAACACCTCTTGCCATCACTCATTGA